From the Hylaeus volcanicus isolate JK05 chromosome 4, UHH_iyHylVolc1.0_haploid, whole genome shotgun sequence genome, one window contains:
- the LOC128874587 gene encoding E3 ubiquitin-protein ligase COP1-like isoform X1, producing the protein MSAIGDSNLGNDSAAGSSRGVGECSSRISKQHQSANVLHRISGSLEDKNNDYLCPICFEVIDEAHITRCGHTFCYRCIVKSLEANGRCPKCSYSLTQQDIFPNFLLHELISKYKTRIKGLAELGSSYTADGRHRSLGTDISLPPYDGLRDIVAAETANLTLPDVNVMLEVLTQRKHLLEAETCAAQNKLLHEFLTHLLQQKEEQKKQLQKEIALIKKDMEEVESILRDVQSKCPRIEDLKRSSENDTAQVSAIRREMIGLIDIIDSNMVKPNEKAFVSANDTFTTNPPVSQKQSDYTAGSTLAVRRKRMHAHFDDFVQCYFDSRAKELLLGHKPQAPSETWHGTSSGLDVFRENLVKFSRYNSLRPLATLNYSSDIFNNSTIVSSIEFDKDNEFFAIAGVTKRIKVFDYSAVIRDTVDIHYPCVEMVSSSKISCVSWNSFHKGMLASSDYEGTVTVWDAATGQRTKAFQEHEKRCWSVDFNDVDTRLIASGSDDARVKLWSLNNDHSVASLEAKANVCCVKFNPRSSCHLAFGSADHCVHYYDLRNMKEALCIFKGHRKAVSYVKFINKEEIVSASTDSQLKMWNINNPHCLRSFVGHVNEKNFVGLATDGDYVACGSENNALYVYYKGLTKQLFSYKFDAVRSILEIQERREEDLNEFVSAVCWKQMSNVVVAANSQGIIKILELV; encoded by the coding sequence ATGTCAGCTATCGGTGATAGTAACTTGGGAAACGATAGCGCCGCTGGGAGTAGTAGGGGAGTTGGCGAATGTAGTAGTCGAATAAGTAAACAACACCAATCAGCAAATGTTCTCCATAGGATTAGTGGCTCActcgaagataaaaataatgattatcTCTGTCCTATTTGTTTTGAGGTGATCGATGAAGCTCATATCACGCGTTGCGGTCATACATTTTGTTATCGTTGCATAGTTAAATCCCTGGAAGCCAACGGGCGTTGTCCGAAATGTAGCTACTCGTTGACACAACAAGATATATTTCCAAACTTTTTGTTacacgaattaatttcaaaatacaaaactCGAATTAAGGGTCTCGCTGAGTTAGGGTCTTCGTATACAGCTGACGGTAGACACAGATCTTTAGGGACAGATATATCTCTGCCACCTTACGATGGACTGAGAGATATCGTAGCTGCGGAGACTGCTAATCTCACTTTACCAGATGTAAATGTAATGTTAGAAGTATTAACGCAAAGGAAGCACTTGCTTGAAGCGGAAACGTGTGCGGCACAAAACAAACTACTGCACGAATTTTTAACCCATTTACTGCAACAAAAGGAGGAACAGAAAAAGCAATTGCAGAAGGAGAtagcattaattaaaaaggataTGGAAGAAGTCGAGAGTATATTGAGGGACGTCCAGAGCAAATGTCCCAGGATAGAAGATTTGAAGAGATCGAGCGAAAATGATACCGCGCAGGTGTCGGCTATTAGAAGAGAGATGATAGGCCTTATAGATATAATAGATTCAAACATGGTAAAACCAAATGAAAAAGCATTCGTGTCCGCAAACGATACATTTACTACTAATCCTCCAGTAAGTCAAAAACAAAGTGATTATACAGCAGGTTCAACATTGGCCGTACGTAGAAAGAGAATGCACGCTCATTTCGATGATTTCGTACAATGTTATTTCGACTCTCGAGCGAAAGAGCTGCTCCTTGGGCACAAGCCTCAAGCTCCTAGCGAGACATGGCACGGTACAAGCTCCGGGCTTGACGTTTTCAGAGAAAATCTTGTGAAATTCTCCAGATACAATTCTCTACGTCCATTGGCGACATTGAATTACTCatcagatatttttaataactccACTATCGTCTCGAGCATAGAATTTGACAAGGATAACGAATTTTTCGCGATAGCTGGCGTCACGAAGCGTATAAAGGTATTCGACTATAGTGCTGTTATAAGGGACACGGTAGACATTCACTATCCCTGTGTAGAGATGGTTTCCAGTTCGAAGATATCCTGCGTGTCTTGGAATTCCTTTCATAAAGGAATGCTAGCATCGTCAGACTACGAAGGTACAGTAACAGTGTGGGATGCTGCGACTGGTCAAAGAACAAAGGCGTTTCAAGAACACGAGAAGAGATGCTGGTCCGTGGACTTCAACGATGTAGACACTAGGCTCATAGCATCTGGTTCGGACGATGCTAGAGTTAAATTATGGTCTCTGAATAACGATCATTCCGTTGCTTCTTTAGAAGCGAAAGCTAATGTATGCTGCGTAAAATTTAATCCTCGAAGCTCGTGTCACCTGGCATTTGGATCAGCAGATCATTGCGTCCACTATTACGATTTACGTAACATGAAAGAGGCGTTGTGCATATTTAAGGGGCACCGTAAAGCTGTTTCGTACGTTAAGTTTATTAACAAGGAGGAGATAGTATCAGCGAGCACCGATTCGCAGTTAAAAATGTGGAATATCAACAATCCACATTGTTTGCGTTCGTTTGTTGGACAcgtaaacgagaaaaatttcgTTGGTCTAGCCACTGATGGCGATTACGTGGCATGTGGATCAGAGAACAATGCACTGTATGTGTATTACAAAGGACTCACAAAACAATTATTCTCCTATAAGTTTGACGCTGTTCGAAGTATATTAGAGATACAAGAACGAAGAGAAGAAGATCTGAATGAATTTGTGTCTGCAGTTTGTTGGAAGCAAATGTCGAATGTCGTGGTAGCTGCGAATTCTCAAgggattattaaaatattagaactGGTTTGA
- the LOC128874588 gene encoding pre-mRNA-splicing factor Slu7: MANTLANVPVSKIIKNTSNFEDEPRKKSREDWRKAKELEEARKAGTAPAAVDEEGKDINPHIPQYISATPWYFGSQGPTLKHQRPQPEKQKQFSGIDEWYNRGVDASKAVTKYRKGACENCGAMTHKRKECMERPRKIGAKYTNADIAPDEFTQPELSMDYDGKRDRWAGYDPSEHRAIVEEYQKIEEAKRQMRAEKLNAEENDEQDSDKDEDKYVDEVDMPGTKVDSKQRITVRNLRIREDTAKYLRNLDPNSAYYDPKTRSMRDNPYTGTEREVDYKGENFARFSGDTQRHANAQLFAWEAHERGVDVHLLAEPTKLELLKQEYDKKRDELKDKARGSIINRYGGEEHLDALPPSLLLAQSEQYVEYSRYGKIIKGQDRQVIRSKYEEDVFPNNHTSVWGSFWQAGKWGYKCCHSFIKNSYCTGEAGIRASEAIVTETKKTIDDGQSFDIEKLDSYKEKSSSSDSSSDEEEVKSKTIKKSKSSKKKEKKRKQKEKRKNKEKKAKLQDQDELQQALQKEVETQKAAERLLQMDERKRPYNSMYEVKELSLEEIEAFQMKRQREDDPMAEFLNK; this comes from the exons atggctaACACTTTAGCCAATGTGCCTGTATCGAAAATCATCAAAAATACAAGTAATTTTGAAGATGAGCCCAGGAAGAAAAGTAGAGAGGACTGGAGGAAAGCAAAAGAATTAGAAGAAGCTAGAAAAGCTGGCACAGCACCAGCTGCAGTAGATGAAGAAGGCAAAGATATTAACCCACATATTCCACAGTACATTAGTGCAACACCTTGGTATTTTGGATCACAG GGACCCACTTTAAAACATCAAAGACCACAGCCTGAAAAGCAGAAGCAATTTAGTGGAATAGATGAATGGTACAACCGTGGTGTTGATGCATCTAAAGCAGTAACAAAGTATCGTAAAGGTGCATGCGAGAACTGTGGTGCTATGACTCACAAAAGGAAAGAATGTATGGAACGCCCACGTAAAATAGGAGCAAAGTATACAAATGCAGACATTGCACCAGACGAATTCACACAACCTGAATTATCTATGGATTATGATGGTAAAAGAGACAG GTGGGCTGGGTATGATCCTTCAGAACATAGAGCTATTGTTGAAGAATATCAAAAGATTGAGGAAGCAAAGAGGCAAATGCGtgcagaaaaattgaatgcaGAAGAGAATGATGAACAAGATTCGGATAAAGATGAAGATAAATACGTAGACGAAGTTGATATGCCTGGAACAAAAGTAGATTCCAAACAGCGTATCACCGTTAGAAATTTACGAATTAGAGAAGATACAGCTAAATATTTGAGAAACTTAGATCCAAACTCGGCGTACTACGACCCGAAGACGAGATCTATGCGTGATAATCCTTATACTGGCACAGAAAGAGA AGTGGATTACAAAGGCGAAAATTTTGCGCGTTTTTCGGGGGATACGCAACGACACGCAAATGCTCAATTATTTGCGTGGGAAGCACACGAACGAGGTGTTGATGTACATTTACTTGCTGAACCCACGAAATTGGAATTACTTAAACAAGAATATGATAAGAAACGTGACGAATTGAAGGACAAAGCTCGTGGAAGTATAATTAATAGATACGGGGGTGAAGAGCATCTTGATGCTTTACCACCTTCCCTTTTATTGGCACAATCAGAACAATATGTGGAATACTCTAGATATGGAAAA ATCATCAAAGGACAGGATAGACAAGTGATTAGATCAAAGTACGAAGAAGATGTTTTCCCAAATAACCATACGTCTGTTTGGGGATCGTTCTGGCAAGCTGGTAAATGGGGGTATAAATGTTGCCACTCGTTTATCAAAAATTCCTACTGTACAGGGGAAGCAGGTATAAGAGCATCCGAAGCAATAGTCACGGAAACTAAGAAAACGATAGACGATGGCCAAAGTTTCGACATTGAAAAGTTGGATTCGTATAAGGAAAAATCGTCGAGTAGCGATAGTTCGTCCGATGAAGAAGAAGTCAAATCGAAAACTATAAAGAAATCGAAATCTTCcaagaaaaaagagaagaaacgaaaacaaaaggaaaagcgaaaaaacaaagaaaagaaagctAAATTGCAAGACCAAGATGAGTTGCAACAGGCATTGCAGAAAGAAGTAGAAACTCAGAAGGCAGCAGAGAGACTACTGCAGATGGACGAAAGAAAGCGCCCTTACAACAGTATGTACGAAGTAAAAGAACTATCATTGGAAGAAATCGAAGCATTCCAAATGAAGCGACAGCGCGAAGATGATCCTATGGCGGAATTTCTTAACAAgtaa
- the LOC128874659 gene encoding F-box/LRR-repeat protein 7 → MDGSCPLLLPSFGEKGNSERDNVYSQQKVGLYRPTSDAIDLGYHTLDNNTCRSTSSTIAISVPIRQQTLLQQKCIYVTDLCQLDDTLLLKIFNWLGTRDLCAIAQTCRRLWEIAWHPSLWKEVEVRYPQNATIALNALTRRGCHTSIRRLILEGAVGLAGIYAQLPFLSLTSLVLRHSRRVTDTNVAAILDHCIHLKELDLTGCVGVTKACSRITTLQLQSLDLSDCHGLEDSGLVLTLSRMPHLACLYLRRCVRITDASLVAIASYCGSLRQLSVSDCIKITDFGVRELAARLGPSLRYFSVGKCDRVSDAGLFVVARHCYKLRYLNARGCEALSDSATLALARGCPRLRALDIGKCDIGDATLEALSTGCPNLKKLSLCGCDRVTDAGLEALAYYVRGLRQLNIGECPRVTWVGYRAVKRYCRRCIIEHTNPGFSS, encoded by the coding sequence ATGGATGGATCGTGTCCGCTACTCCTTCCATCCTTTGGGGAAAAGGGTAACTCCGAAAGAGATAATGTATATTCACAGCAAAAAGTGGGTCTATACAGACCAACTTCGGATGCAATTGACTTAGGATATCATACTTTAGACAATAATACCTGCCGTTCTACATCTTCAACAATTGCAATATCAGTTCCAATTAGACAGCAAACTTTGTTGCAACAAAAGTGCATCTATGTTACGGATCTATGCCAGCTAGATGATACTTTATTACTGAAGATATTCAATTGGCTGGGTACTAGAGACCTCTGTGCAATTGCTCAAACTTGCAGACGTCTGTGGGAGATAGCGTGGCATCCATCTCTTTGGAAAGAAGTAGAAGTACGCTATCCCCAAAATGCAACCATTGCGTTAAATGCCTTGACCAGACGAGGATGTCACACGTCCATTCGTCGTCTCATACTCGAAGGTGCTGTCGGTTTGGCTGGGATTTATGCTCAGCTGCCTTTCTTGAGTTTAACTTCTTTAGTTTTGCGACATTCGCGACGTGTTACTGACACAAACGTCGCTGCTATTTTGGATCACTGTATACATCTGAAAGAACTAGATTTAACAGGATGCGTTGGCGTTACGAAAGCGTGCAGTCGAATAACAACGTTACAGCTACAATCGTTAGATCTCAGCGATTGCCATGGTCTAGAAGATTCTGGCTTGGTATTGACGCTTTCTCGCATGCCACATCTtgcttgtttatatttacgaCGATGTGTGCGTATAACCGATGCCAGTCTCGTAGCGATCGCTTCTTACTGTGGCAGTTTAAGGCAATTGTCTGTCTCTGATTGTATAAAGATCACAGATTTCGGAGTGCGCGAATTAGCAGCACGACTTGGTCCGTCCTTACGTTATTTCTCAGTAGGAAAATGTGATCGTGTATCGGATGCTGGCCTGTTTGTCGTTGCTAGACATTGTTACAAGTTGAGGTATCTTAATGCTCGTGGCTGTGAAGCACTTAGCGACAGTGCTACGTTAGCTTTGGCGCGTGGTTGTCCACGGTTAAGAGCTCTCGACATAGGAAAGTGTGATATTGGTGATGCAACTCTCGAGGCTCTCTCTACGGGTTgtccaaatttaaaaaaattatcctTGTGCGGTTGCGACCGCGTCACGGATGCTGGATTGGAAGCATTGGCATATTATGTACGAGGATTGCGGCAACTGAATATTGGTGAATGTCCTAGGGTTACTTGGGTTGGATATCGAGCAGTAAAACGTTATTGTCGTAGATGCATCATAGAACACACTAATCCTGGTTTCTCAAGCTGA